One genomic region from Zalophus californianus isolate mZalCal1 chromosome 2, mZalCal1.pri.v2, whole genome shotgun sequence encodes:
- the RBM47 gene encoding RNA-binding protein 47 isoform X1, with product MTAEDSTAAMSSDSAAAASSAKVPEGVAGAPNEAALLALMERTGYSMVQENGQRKYGGPPPGWEGPHPQRGCEVFVGKIPRDVYEDELVPVFEAVGRIYELRLMMDFDGKNRGYAFVMYCHKNEAKRAVRELNNYEIRPGRLLGVCCSVDNCRLFIGGIPKMKKREEILEEIAKVTEGVLDVIVYASAADKMKNRGFAFVEYESHRAAAMARRKLMPGRIQLWGHQIAVDWAEPEIDVDEDVMETVKILYVRNLMIETTEDTIKKSFGQFNPGCVERVKKIRDYAFVHFVSREDAVHAMNNLNGTELEGSCLEVTLAKPVDKEQYSRYQKAAKGGGAAEVAVQQPSYVYSCDPYTLAYYGYPYNALIGPNRDYFVKAGSVRGRGRGAAGNRAPGPRGSYLGGYSAGRGIYSRYHEGKGKQQEKGYELVPNLEISAVNPVAIKPGTVAIPAIGAQYSMFQAAPAPKMIEDGKIHTMEHMISPIAVQPDPAAAAAVIPAVSTPPPFQGRPITPVYTVAPNIQRIPTAGIYGASYVPFAAPATATIATLQKNAAAAVYGGYAGYIPQAFPAAAIQVPIHDIYQTY from the exons ATGACCGCAGAGGATTCCACCGCAGCCATGAGCAGCGACTCAGCCGCCGCCGCGTCCTCGGCCAAGGTGCCAGAAGGCGTGGCCGGCGCGCCCAACGAGGCGGCGCTGCTGGCGCTGATGGAGCGCACCGGCTACAGCATGGTGCAGGAGAACGGGCAGCGCAAGTACGGTGGCCCGCCGCCGGGCTGGGAGGGCCCGCACCCGCAGCGGGGCTGCGAGGTCTTCGTGGGCAAGATCCCGCGCGACGTGTACGAGGACGAGCTGGTGCCCGTGTTCGAGGCTGTGGGCCGCATCTACGAGCTGCGCCTCATGATGGACTTCGACGGCAAAAACCGCGGCTACGCCTTCGTCATGTACTGCCACAAGAACGAGGCCAAGCGCGCCGTGCGCGAGCTCAACAACTACGAGATCCGCCCGGGCCGCCTGCTCGGCGTGTGCTGCAGCGTGGACAACTGCCGCCTCTTCATCGGCGGCATCCCCAAGATGAAGAAGCGCGAGGAGATCCTGGAGGAGATCGCCAAGGTCACCGAGGGCGTGCTGGACGTCATCGTCTACGCCAGCGCGGCCGACAAAATGAAGAACCGCGGCTTCGCCTTCGTCGAGTACGAGAGCCACCGTGCCGCCGCCATGGCACGCCGCAAGCTCATGCCCGGCCGCATCCAGCTCTGGGGCCACCAGATCGCCGTGGACTGGGCCGAGCCCGAGATCGACGTGGACGAGGACGTGATGGAGACCGTGAAGATCCTCTACGTGCGCAACCTCATGATCGAGACCACCGAGGACACCATCAAGAAGAGCTTCGGCCAGTTCAACCCGGGCTGTGTGGAGCGTGTCAAGAAGATTCGCGACTACGCCTTCGTGCACTTTGTCAGCCGCGAGGACGCCGTGCACGCCATGAACAACCTCAACGGCACCGAGCTGGAGGGCTCGTGCCTCGAGGTGACGCTGGCCAAGCCCGTGGACAAGGAGCAGTACTCCCGCTACCAGAAGGCGGCCAAGGGCGGCGGCGCGGCTGAGGTGGCGGTGCAGCAGCCCAGCTACGTGTACTCTTGCGACCCCTATACGCTGGCCTACTATGGCTACCCCTACAACGCGCTCATCGGACCCAATAGAGACTACTTCGTGAAAG CAGGCAGCGTAAGAGGCCGGGGTCGAGGTGCGGCCGGCAACagagccccagggcccaggggtTCCTACCTCGGGGGATATTCAGCTGGCCGTGGTATATATAGCCGATATcatgaagggaaaggaaagcagcaagaaaaaggaTATGAACTCGTACCGAATTTGGAAATCTCTGCCGTCAATCCAGTTGCCATTAAACCTGGTACAG TGGCCATCCCTGCCATCGGGGCCCAGTATTCCATGTTTCAGGCAGCGCCAGCCCCTAAAATGATCGAAGACGGCAAAATCCACACAATGGAGCACATGATCAGCCCCATCGCCGTGCAGCCAGacccagccgccgccgccgctgtcATTCCCGCTGTGTCAACGCCGCCCCCATTCCAG GGCCGCCCGATTACCCCAGTGTACACGGTGGCTCCGAACATTCAGAGAATTCCCACTGCTGGGATCTACGGGGCCAGTTACGTGCCGTTCGCTGCTCCAGCCACTGCCACAATCGCCACACTACAGAAGAATGCGGCCGCTGCCGTCTACGGAGGCTACGCGGGCTACATACCTCAGGCCTTCCCCGCCGCTGCTATTCAGGTGCCCATCCATGACATCTACCAGACATACTGA
- the RBM47 gene encoding RNA-binding protein 47 isoform X2, translating into MTAEDSTAAMSSDSAAAASSAKVPEGVAGAPNEAALLALMERTGYSMVQENGQRKYGGPPPGWEGPHPQRGCEVFVGKIPRDVYEDELVPVFEAVGRIYELRLMMDFDGKNRGYAFVMYCHKNEAKRAVRELNNYEIRPGRLLGVCCSVDNCRLFIGGIPKMKKREEILEEIAKVTEGVLDVIVYASAADKMKNRGFAFVEYESHRAAAMARRKLMPGRIQLWGHQIAVDWAEPEIDVDEDVMETVKILYVRNLMIETTEDTIKKSFGQFNPGCVERVKKIRDYAFVHFVSREDAVHAMNNLNGTELEGSCLEVTLAKPVDKEQYSRYQKAAKGGGAAEVAVQQPSYVYSCDPYTLAYYGYPYNALIGPNRDYFVKGSVRGRGRGAAGNRAPGPRGSYLGGYSAGRGIYSRYHEGKGKQQEKGYELVPNLEISAVNPVAIKPGTVAIPAIGAQYSMFQAAPAPKMIEDGKIHTMEHMISPIAVQPDPAAAAAVIPAVSTPPPFQGRPITPVYTVAPNIQRIPTAGIYGASYVPFAAPATATIATLQKNAAAAVYGGYAGYIPQAFPAAAIQVPIHDIYQTY; encoded by the exons ATGACCGCAGAGGATTCCACCGCAGCCATGAGCAGCGACTCAGCCGCCGCCGCGTCCTCGGCCAAGGTGCCAGAAGGCGTGGCCGGCGCGCCCAACGAGGCGGCGCTGCTGGCGCTGATGGAGCGCACCGGCTACAGCATGGTGCAGGAGAACGGGCAGCGCAAGTACGGTGGCCCGCCGCCGGGCTGGGAGGGCCCGCACCCGCAGCGGGGCTGCGAGGTCTTCGTGGGCAAGATCCCGCGCGACGTGTACGAGGACGAGCTGGTGCCCGTGTTCGAGGCTGTGGGCCGCATCTACGAGCTGCGCCTCATGATGGACTTCGACGGCAAAAACCGCGGCTACGCCTTCGTCATGTACTGCCACAAGAACGAGGCCAAGCGCGCCGTGCGCGAGCTCAACAACTACGAGATCCGCCCGGGCCGCCTGCTCGGCGTGTGCTGCAGCGTGGACAACTGCCGCCTCTTCATCGGCGGCATCCCCAAGATGAAGAAGCGCGAGGAGATCCTGGAGGAGATCGCCAAGGTCACCGAGGGCGTGCTGGACGTCATCGTCTACGCCAGCGCGGCCGACAAAATGAAGAACCGCGGCTTCGCCTTCGTCGAGTACGAGAGCCACCGTGCCGCCGCCATGGCACGCCGCAAGCTCATGCCCGGCCGCATCCAGCTCTGGGGCCACCAGATCGCCGTGGACTGGGCCGAGCCCGAGATCGACGTGGACGAGGACGTGATGGAGACCGTGAAGATCCTCTACGTGCGCAACCTCATGATCGAGACCACCGAGGACACCATCAAGAAGAGCTTCGGCCAGTTCAACCCGGGCTGTGTGGAGCGTGTCAAGAAGATTCGCGACTACGCCTTCGTGCACTTTGTCAGCCGCGAGGACGCCGTGCACGCCATGAACAACCTCAACGGCACCGAGCTGGAGGGCTCGTGCCTCGAGGTGACGCTGGCCAAGCCCGTGGACAAGGAGCAGTACTCCCGCTACCAGAAGGCGGCCAAGGGCGGCGGCGCGGCTGAGGTGGCGGTGCAGCAGCCCAGCTACGTGTACTCTTGCGACCCCTATACGCTGGCCTACTATGGCTACCCCTACAACGCGCTCATCGGACCCAATAGAGACTACTTCGTGAAAG GCAGCGTAAGAGGCCGGGGTCGAGGTGCGGCCGGCAACagagccccagggcccaggggtTCCTACCTCGGGGGATATTCAGCTGGCCGTGGTATATATAGCCGATATcatgaagggaaaggaaagcagcaagaaaaaggaTATGAACTCGTACCGAATTTGGAAATCTCTGCCGTCAATCCAGTTGCCATTAAACCTGGTACAG TGGCCATCCCTGCCATCGGGGCCCAGTATTCCATGTTTCAGGCAGCGCCAGCCCCTAAAATGATCGAAGACGGCAAAATCCACACAATGGAGCACATGATCAGCCCCATCGCCGTGCAGCCAGacccagccgccgccgccgctgtcATTCCCGCTGTGTCAACGCCGCCCCCATTCCAG GGCCGCCCGATTACCCCAGTGTACACGGTGGCTCCGAACATTCAGAGAATTCCCACTGCTGGGATCTACGGGGCCAGTTACGTGCCGTTCGCTGCTCCAGCCACTGCCACAATCGCCACACTACAGAAGAATGCGGCCGCTGCCGTCTACGGAGGCTACGCGGGCTACATACCTCAGGCCTTCCCCGCCGCTGCTATTCAGGTGCCCATCCATGACATCTACCAGACATACTGA